In the genome of Schistocerca piceifrons isolate TAMUIC-IGC-003096 chromosome X, iqSchPice1.1, whole genome shotgun sequence, one region contains:
- the LOC124722334 gene encoding piggyBac transposable element-derived protein 4-like — translation MWNENISYFENRPLKLEESAENIANFSKSDKEIKYFESIFTEELLLHICNQTNLYARQERCVVKSGKKTTKVSSNWQDITVPELKAFLGMLILMGVHQLPQLGNYWSSDPILAVTAISSVMTKLRYKKIVENLHCNDNSTCVKKGKPGYDKLHKIRPVIRAISNKLCKVYKPSSVLAVDECMVAFKGRSTLKQYMPMKPVKRGYREWCSADASTGFIINFDIYTGKRDTNDTSEFTLGEEVVLTLTKAMDGSKRLVAFDNYFTTVRIKEELQSHGLYGIGTVRPNRKDLPDMLEKNSKLSRGEFEFAVRSCVAAVKWQDSKPVRILSNYHNPKHVTTVLRRNKDGSRSEVFCPLAVAEHNKIMGGVDRFDQLPERYAVGSRSRKWWHRLFFFLVDLAVVNSYVMWKLQKTEADQLTVRLHLARQLFSGFSSRKRRGRRVHFQTPKRGVSGVPDEVRLEEVGTHFPTKGTTNRRCRQCSTKNKEKRTKIMCSNCRVPLCVAPCFSKFHSTSP, via the coding sequence ATGTGGAATGAGAATATTTCCTATTTTGAAAATCGTCCACTGAAATTAGAAGAAAGcgcagaaaatattgcaaatttctCAAAGtctgataaagaaataaaatatttcgagTCTATATTTACAGAAGAGCTGTTGCTTCATATTTGCAATCAGACGAACTTATATGCAAGGCAGGAAAGGTGTGTTGTGAAGTCAGGGAAGAAAACAACCAAAGTATCATCCAACTGGCAGGACATTACTGTTCCTGAGCTAAAAGCTTTTTTGGGAATGCTTATTTTGATGGGTGTTCATCAGCTTCCACAACTCGGAAATTATTGGAGCAGTGATCCTATTCTTGCAGTAACTGCTATCTCGTCGGTCATGACAAAGCTTCGATACAAAAAAATTGTTGAGAACCTGCATTGCAATGACAACAGCACGTGTGTCAAAAAAGGGAAGCCAGGTTATGACAAGTTACACAAAATTCGACCTGTCATCAGAGCAATATCAAATAAGCTTTGTAAAGTCTACAAACCATCTTCTGTTTTAGCAGTTGACGAATGTATGGTGGCCTTCAAAGGACGGTCAACACTCAAACAATATATGCCAATGAAACCAGTGAAGCGTGGATATAGAGAGTGGTGCTCAGCTGACGCTAGTACTGGGTTCATCATAAATTTCGACATCTACACTGGAAAAAGAGATACAAATGATACATCCGAATTTACTTTGGGTGAAGAAGTTGTGCTTACTCTAACAAAGGCAATGGATGGCAGCAAAAGGCTGGTAGCTTTTGACAATTATTTTACAACAGTACGAATAAAGGAAGAGTTACAGTCTCATGGACTTTATGGCATCGGAACTGTTCGTCCAAACAGGAAGGATTTGCctgatatgctggaaaaaaattccaAGCTTAGCAGGGGAGAATTCGAATTTGCTGTCAGGTCATGTGTTGCAGCAGTGAAGTGGCAGGATAGTAAACCTGTTCGTATATTATCAAATTACCACAATCCCAAACACGTTACAACTGTTTTGAGAAGAAACAAAGatggaagcagaagtgaagtattctgcccattggctgtggcagagcataataaaataatgggaggagtGGATAGATTTGATCAGCTGCCTGAACGGTATGCTGTAGGCAGTCGTTCAAGGAAGTGGTGGCacagactgtttttctttcttgtagatttggcagttgtcaattcctacgttatgtggaagctacagaagacagaagcagaccaGCTAACAGTTAGATTGCACTTAGCAAGGCAGCTTTTCTCTGGCTTCTCAAGTCGTAAGAGAAGAGGAAGGCgcgttcattttcaaacaccaaaaagaggtgtgtctggagtaccagatgaagttcgtctggaggaagttggaactcacttccctacaaaaggtacaacaaacagaagatgccgccaatgtagcaccaagaacaaagaaaagagaacaaagataatgtgtagcaactgtcgtgtacctttgtgtgtagcaccatgcttctctaagttccatagtacatcaccttag